One window of Fusarium keratoplasticum isolate Fu6.1 chromosome 2, whole genome shotgun sequence genomic DNA carries:
- a CDS encoding D-ser-dehydrat domain-containing protein, which translates to MYSPKVGDGLDSLDTPSMIVDLDLMEANIKKLFDSLLPTGLNIRPHLKTTKSAILAHKLVAAGAKGCCVAKVSEAEAITAAGFDDILITCEIIGPIKVKRLVELFRKHKTIRIVVDSEVGATAINDALEKSGITEPISVLVDLDVGLRRTGVAAGEPAVALAKHIGSLRHLRLIGIQGYEGHLQHLHSREDRKKQCLESMKTLTDTADLLRKEGFNMDVVTTGGTGTAEFCATVPGVTELQPGSFIFMDTDYRNAVGTFYSNSLTLLSTTVSKQGDRQVTIDTGLKSLTTDSGLAECKDPRYRHQNLGDEHGSLSWDEGAPALEVGDRVEMIPSHIDPTINLHDVYYAYRKGVIEEIWPVDSRGKVQ; encoded by the coding sequence ATGTACTCCCCAAAAGTCGGCGACGGGCTAGATAGCCTCGACACCCCATCCATGATTGTCGACCTGGACCTCATGGaagccaacatcaagaagctctttgaTAGTCTCCTACCCACCGGTCTCAACATTCGCCCTCACCTCAAAACTACGAAAagcgccatcctcgcccacAAGCTTGTCGCTGCGGGCGCGAAAGGCTGCTGCGTGGCCAAGGTCTCGGAAGCCGAGGCTATCACAGCTGCGGGGTTTGATGACATCCTCATTACTTGCGAAATTATCGGCCCCATCAAGGTGAAGAGGCTTGTTGAGCTGTTCAGGAAGCACAAGACGATAAGAATTGTGGTGGATAGCGAGGTTGGCGCAACCGCCATCAACGACGCGTTGGAAAAGTCTGGCATCACGGAGCCCATTTCTGTCTTGGTTGATTTGGACGTGGGACTTCGTCGCACgggtgttgctgctggagaACCAGCTGTTGCTCTCGCAAAGCACATCGGCAGCTTGAGACACCTACGCTTGATCGGAATTCAAGGATATGAGGGTCACTTGCAGCATCTCCACAGCCGAGAGGACCGCAAGAAGCAGTGTCTCGAGTCGATGAAGACCCTGACCGACACAGCCGATCTACTACGCAAGGAGGGCTTTAATATGGACGTGGTTACCACAGGTGGAACGGGCACGGCCGAGTTCTGCGCTACTGTTCCCGGCGTGACAGAACTGCAGCCCggatccttcatcttcatggaCACAGACTACCGCAACGCTGTGGGCACCTTTTACTCGAACAGCCTGACCCTCTTGTCCACAACCGTCAGCAAGCAGGGCGACAGACAAGTCACGATCGACACTGGCCTCAAGTCATTGACTACAGACAGCGGACTGGCCGAGTGCAAGGATCCAAGGTACAGGCATCAGAATCTAGGTGATGAGCATGGCTCGTTGAGCTGGGACGAGGGAGCACCGGCTTTGGAGGTTGGCGACAGGGTCGAGATGATTCCTAGCCATATTGATCCGACCATCAACTTGCACGACGTTTACTATGCCTATCGGAAGGGGGTTATTGAGGAGATATGGCCTGTTGACTCGAGAGGAAAAGTCCAATAA
- a CDS encoding Zn(2)-C6 fungal-type domain-containing protein produces the protein MEAPTVTIATSSGPSSLPGALPLPLPVCSLCHRRKVGCDRQYPCSNCVKKKLIENIQVGAFCRPRSPPPPRKKRGPNPDLLARLTHCEKLLEEYEAVSKQEIPSSSSPREPSVGPKPIVPGKLVPGDGVVNFTDSPRWAALHEELGAMRELVDVDPNKLSPPPPDNGLDDEGLSPDSDTEDEFRFLPSQIFHLWKVFLNRVHPVTKILHAPSTQLHVVEAACTSGSGLSDTTQALLFSIYNAALFTFSNDECLEFVGRPKRQVSQSCAKALRVRLRRANFLRSASLTTLQALVLYLFSIQGHHDTHATWIFSGICVRIAQKMGLHRDGEALGLPPFEAEIRRRLWWRIYMLDARCGLKSGLGPSMMPSLGDCKMPTNLNDSELNPDSKTYFRDRDGPSEMAVSFLIYSMGKFLAERPNVEASVIQHEIDITSAFPQAPDRLTELQGLAKEVEGRLNHIMDRFADPSDPNVYQLVGHIKAQILSRVHIMASMPPGQVGNMSSQPLKPAEKLFLVAVRVFEQSIGQYEASERIGFLWYMKMHFQLDLFAFMVSRLSRQPAGDKVEKAWELVSKVYHYHEELFDASEKSNLALATAITSAWETRHGPIFARLVHDVQAPAYIQRLGTMVAVDSAALTMASVTLSEAVGDNPTDLAPPLDDFSLAFLDPSGPGFQFPGMV, from the exons ATGGAGGCGCCCACTGTTACGATTGCGACCTCATCTGGGCCCTCATCTTTACCTGGGGCCTTACCTCTGCCTCTACCAGTTTGCTCACTCTGCCATCGTCGCAAAGTTGGATGTGATCGCCAATACCCATGTAGCAACTGTGTAAAG AAGAAACTGATTGAAAACATTCAGGTCGGCGCTTTCTGCAGACCAAGGTcaccccctccccctcgcAAGAAGAGGGGTCCAAATCCCGACTTGCTGGCGCGGCTCACCCACTgtgagaagctcctcgaggaatATGAAGCAGTTAGCAAGCAAGaaattccttcttcttcgtctccTCGAGAGCCAAGTGTTGGCCCCAAACCAATAGTGCCAGGCAAGCTTGTGCCGGGAGATGGAGTGGTTAACTTTACCGACAGCCCGAGGTGGGCTGCTCTTCACGAAGAG CTTGGAGCAATGCGCGAGTTGGTCGACGTGGATCCCAACAAACTATCACCTCCACCGCCAGACAACGGCTTGGATGACGAAGGTCTATCGCCAGATTCCGATACCGAGGATGAGTTTCGTTTTCTGCCCAGTCAAATTTTTCATCTTTGGAAAGTATTTCTAAATCGAGTTCACCCAGTCACCAAGATTCTCCACGCGCCATCCACTCAACTCCACGTGGTTGAAGCGGCCTGCACCTCTGGCAGCGGCCTGTCAGACACGACACAAGCCCTACTCTTCTCTATCTACAACGCCGCTTTATTCACCTTTTCAAACGATGAGTGCTTAGAGTTTGTGGGGCGACCTAAAAGACAGGTTTCTCAGTCTTGTGCCAAGGCTCTACGAGTTCGCCTCCGCCGGGCCAACTTTCTCAGATCGGCCAGCTTGACAACACTTCAGGCTCTGGTACTTTATCTG TTTTCTATTCAAGGTCATCATGACACCCATGCCACTTGGATATTCAGCGGTATTTGTGTCCGTATCGCACAAAAGATGGGGCTCCACCGAGATGGTGAAGCTCTTGGACTACCGCCTTTTGAGGCAGAAATCAGACGCCGGCTATGGTGGCGGATCTACATGCTAGATGCCCGGTGTGGTCTCAAATCAGGCCTAGGAccatccatgatgccctCACTTGGCGACTGCAAGATGCCGACAAACCTGAACGACTCGGAGCTAAATCCTGACTCAAAGACATATTTCCGGGACCGAGATGGACCCAGTGAGATGGCTGTATCCTTCTTGATTTACAGCATGGGCAAGTTTCTTGCAGAAAGACCGAACGTCGAGGCCAGTGTAATCCAACATGAAATCGACATCACCAGTGCTTTCCCTCAAGCACCAGATCGACTCACGGAGCTACAGGGCCTGGCCAAGGAAGTCGAAGGCAGGCTCAACCATATTATGGACCGGTTCGCAGACCCTTCGGATCCAAACGTCTACCAACTGGTAGGCCACATCAAAGCCCAGATACTCAGCAGAGTACATATCATGGCCTCCATGCCTCCAGGGCAGGTGGGCAATATGAGCTCTCAGCCTTTGAAACCGGCCGAAAAGCTGTTCCTAGTCGCTGTCAGAGTGTTTGAGCAATCGATTGGCCAGTATGAGGCATCTGAACGGATCGGCTTTCTCTGGTATATGAAGATGCACTTTCAGCTGGATCTCTTCGCTTTCATGGTCTCTCGGCTATCTCGGCAGCCAGCGGGCGACAAAGTTGAAAAGGCCTGGGAGCTAGTCTCCAAAGTATATCACTATCACGAGGAGTTGTTTGATGCCTCAGAAAAGTCGAATCTGGCGCTAGCAACTGCTATCACGTCGGCGTGGGAAACAAGGCATGGGCCTATTTTCGCCAGATTGGTCCATGATGTTCAAGCGCCAGCCTATATACAAAGACTTGGCACAATGGTCGCTGTCGATTCCGCTGCGCTAACCATGGCATCTGTGACCCTGTCTGAGGCGGTTGGGGACAACCCCACTGACCTGGCGCCGCCGTTGGACGATTTCTCTTTGGCGTTCCTTGACCCTTCAGGTCCGGGTTTTCAGTTTCCTGGAATGGTTTGA